The Flavobacteriales bacterium genomic sequence ACTGCTCAGGTATCGAGAACTATTCCCGCTACTTCGACGGCCGATCATCAGGGTCACGCCCCTTCTGCCTCATTGATTATTTCCCGGATGATTTCCTGATGGTGATTGATGAAAGCCACGTGACCATTCCCCAAATCCGGGGCATGTACGGTGGCGACCGATCCAGAAAAGAAAACCTGGTGGAATACGGATTCCGCCTGCCTGCCGCCCTTGATAACCGTCCCCTTCAGTTTGATGAATTCGAATCACTTGCCCCGCAAACCATCTTTGTAAGTGCTACCCCGGGCGACTATGAACTGGAGAAAAGTGAAGGAACCGTGGTGGAACAGATCATCCGCCCGACCGGACTGCTCGACCCCGTGATTGATGTGCGGCCGTGCCAAAACCAGATCGACGACCTGCTGGATGCCGTGGGTGAAGTGACCAAACGGGGTGAACGCGTGCTGGTGACCACCCTCACCAAACGCATGGCGGAAGAACTGGCCAAGTATATGTCGAACCTCAACATCCGTTGTCGCTATATCCACTCCGAAGTGGATACACTCGACCGCGTGGAAATCCTGCGCGACCTGAGGTTGGGTAAGTTCGATGTGCTCATCGGGATCAACCTGCTGCGGGAAGGACTTGACCTGCCCGAAGTAAGCCTGGTGGCAATCCTGGATGCCGACAAGGAAGGCTTCCTTCGTTCGGAAAGATCCCTGACGCAGACCGCAGGTCGTGCTGCACGTAACATCAACGGACTGGTGATCATGTATGCCGATAAGATCACCGAGTCGATGCAGAAAACGATTGACGAGACGAACCGCCGTCGCGCCAAGCAAATGGCATACAACGAGGCGAACGGACTGGTACCACAGGCCATCATCAAATCACGCGAACAGATCCTCGCCCAGTCGACCCTCGGCAAAGGTGCCCGGAAAGAGCATGTCTACGAGAAGCAGGAAACGACAATTGTCAGCGCCGCCGACCCGGCCACGGCTTACATGAAAAAGGAAGATTGGGAAAAGGTGATCCGGCAGGCGCGCAAGCAGATGGAAACCGCTGCAAGGGAATTGAATTTCGTGGATGCAGCCAGGTACCGGGATGAGTTGTTTGCGTTGGAAGCCGCGTTCAGGGAGAAGTTCAAGGGCGGTTGATGTGAGCGTGGGGAGTTAATGGTTAATGGTTAATAGTTAATGGTGGCCAGATGTCATTGACACAACCGGAGGGAGTTATTTACCGCACAGCCCCATTACGCGACTGAAAGGAGCCCTTTACAGCGTAGCACATTCACGCGACCATCGGGAGCCATATCAGCAAAAAAAAAGCAGCAGTATACACCGCTGCCTTCCCTTAAAATTTTGTTCTGTTTACCAGGACATGAAGTTGGTTGACATCTTCGTCCGCTTGGTCTTGGGGTGCTTGCTTCCGCACCCGGAAAAGATCGCCATGGTAAATGTCAACAGACAGGCCATCGCCACCAAACGCAGGGTTCTGTTATTCATCGTCGTCTACTCTTAGGGGGTTTAACATTACTTTACGCCAATATAGCTACTTGGAAAGACAAATTCAAGTTTTGGGGGTGTTGGTTATTGGTTATTGGTTATTGGTTGATGGTTGATGGTTATTGGTTGCCGGATGTCATTGACACGACCGGAGGGAGCCACTGACCGCGCAGCTTACTGACACGAACGCAGTGAGTCATTTACCATTTACGCTTCTGAAAGGAGCTATTGACGGCGCAGCCTATTCCGGGGTGTTAACTTGAGACTTGCGACTTGAAACTCGCGACTCCCCGAAGGGGCCCCTACTTGTCTTTCGACATCTTCTCCGAAATCTTTTCCAGCGTATAGGCCAGGTCGGCTGAGTGGATGTTGATGTAGGGAAAGTCCTTGCCCGATGACCGGTCATGGATATAAAAGGCGATGTTGTATCCCGGTGGCACATAAAATCCCTGCAGGGTGGTGGTGCTGCGGTAGTACACATATTTGTGGCGCATCACATAGCGGAACTTGTCAACCGGAAATTCGGCGGTGTCCTTGGATGTTGCCACATCGCTGTTGACGATGAAATGGGAAACCTTGTTGGTATCCATGGCGTTGCTGATAAAACCGTTGTACTTGTCGAGGTTGTCGTTGGTCTCTTCAATCTTGGTCTTGATCATGTCACGCTTTTCGTAGTCGAAGTTCACATCGGCATCAATGCCGGTGGAGGCACCCTTGGACTTGTCCGCCTTGTCAATGGCGTAACTACTGAGGTCACGTTCCTCGTCCAGGGTTTCGGGGTCGAGGTATTCAAACCGTTCTACCAGGATCTTGTACCTGTAAAAATCGCCTGGGAGAGATTCTTTCTTTACTTTTTTCCAGCTGGTTTGTCCGGAGACAAAACCGCCCATCAAGCTGAGGGCCACCATAAATGCCAGCCCTTTTCCGGGTTTCAACAAGGATTTCATCAAACTGTGCTTTTTCGTCGTGAAGCCTGAAATTTACAAACTTTATTCCATTCTTCCAGTTCCGGCGCCCATCCCCCTTTCTCCGGCCTCCATAATCTGCCTCAAAAACACCCCGGTTTCGTCTATGAGTTATCCACAATTTAACCCTTGATAAGTGGGTGTTTTTTTATCCGCTTTTCGAATACCTTTTTATTATATTGCGAAGGCCACTTAAATTTTTACCTGCAGTCCGTGCACTTATCCAAATCGTCACCTATGTCCAAGAAAGAGCGCTATTCCCTTGAATTCATCGTCAAATCCAGTCCCAAAATTCTGTTCAATTGCATCAGCACC encodes the following:
- the uvrB gene encoding excinuclease ABC subunit UvrB, which gives rise to MPFELVSDFKPTGDQPEAIRQLCEGIRRGDPAQALLGVTGSGKTFTIANVVKELQRPTLILSHNKTLAAQLYGEFKTFFPNNAVEYFVSYYDYYQPEAYMPTTDTYIEKDLSINDEIEKLRLSTTTALLSGRRDVLVVSSVSCIYGIGNPDDFGENVTEIRAGQTIARNKLLHQLVNALYARTEGDFERGHFRVKGDTLDIYPAYADLAYRVSFWGDEIEKIESFEPASGITLEKFDQVKIYPANIFVTTKERLQQSIFQIQEDMVKQVDYFRETGRNLEAKRLEERVTYDLEMMRELGYCSGIENYSRYFDGRSSGSRPFCLIDYFPDDFLMVIDESHVTIPQIRGMYGGDRSRKENLVEYGFRLPAALDNRPLQFDEFESLAPQTIFVSATPGDYELEKSEGTVVEQIIRPTGLLDPVIDVRPCQNQIDDLLDAVGEVTKRGERVLVTTLTKRMAEELAKYMSNLNIRCRYIHSEVDTLDRVEILRDLRLGKFDVLIGINLLREGLDLPEVSLVAILDADKEGFLRSERSLTQTAGRAARNINGLVIMYADKITESMQKTIDETNRRRAKQMAYNEANGLVPQAIIKSREQILAQSTLGKGARKEHVYEKQETTIVSAADPATAYMKKEDWEKVIRQARKQMETAARELNFVDAARYRDELFALEAAFREKFKGG